The following proteins are co-located in the Desulfobacterales bacterium genome:
- a CDS encoding SIS domain-containing protein produces MRHILQWISEFIFLLAGFRITFGKHIQSVPAKTIILFPYAAGTCQCGITGIVAVKTDETENKNYAMPPVGDMLAQIAEASKTLDQAAQPDIGSDYLGGGELIENFYAAVRSLKTRTAFYHIFTQAEAKKQLKALSAELGRIIDAESSRLARLMGRLSPGIVEAMSQRIERLKDTGWCLKTEIVDNIEKIRALNGTEHSQPPAETITTLKNINAVLNSIDRLEVRGRDSAGISLLFIMAPSVYDRLTEEIAAAGLTADFNSRQSFHILTNQAISVNETRRETPEKQVSLAITYKVAAEIGGLGENISFIRGQITDDPILKQVLSRPFLYHTVSAHTRWASVGAINEANCHPVDNRTLPDSPDAAGIIHVCLNGDIDNYQTIKAGYFARGIQIPDEISCDTKIIPVHIQSYLSRGYPIETAFRLAVNDFEGSHAISMHTDLAPGKLFLALKGSGQAIFVGLAGDHYIPSSEIYGLVEETSEYLKLDGGTPRYSDAGQPVYGQIFVIDQASAGGLDGVQAIFYDGTPIALTEADIRKTPLTSRDIDRQHFSHYFLKEIMESPVSVRKTLENRWKIIENGGSRYVLTLDGSMVPDALVSALKADAIRRILFIGQGTAGVAAQVCANILRFYLNDPTLQVDALKSSELSGVISETDHLNETLLIPISQSGTTTDTNRTVDMMKQLGAWAIAIVNRRDSDLTFKVDGVVYTSSGRDIEMSVASTKAFYSQIIAGALLGLYFTQLTRRRNEAFISQEIRQMLEIPEKMEKVLAARHRIQTSARRLAIQRTYWAAVGSGPNKSAADEIRIKLSELCYKTISSDFVEDKKHIDLSSEPLIFVCAAGTRRSVIGDIIKDTAIFRSHKALPIVIADEHEDRFDPYASDVIHVPSASEHFAPILNTLVGHIWGYYAALAINEGSRFLYDFRQDLQETINRLTEADMDIFEIALEKSFREKIIQFYTEFRKKQTNNELPSPLGIKGATNLTLLLKYLAGRLPLSDFEIDFGVKGTAKNMFEKLFESLGEAINCLARPVDAIKHQAKTVTVGTSRIEEKAEGLLFDVLGAHGFGIAQLSISNIMVLRNLQRIIDDIKGLTLYQISGINLLGEPTEETRIRIIKKEGTSSAIPSRSETDQTLKGTKKIIVRQGNVYIGKGRKDDRSILIIPVISTDPNRPNTIEHLMLLEIAFKEQVDLTAKVKALGGKHEHIKNLVQENNIQWEDKFLELLDMPELFGRSAEKVSEMLVSRL; encoded by the coding sequence GGATTTCCGAATTTATTTTTCTCCTGGCCGGATTCCGGATAACCTTTGGCAAACACATCCAAAGCGTTCCAGCAAAAACGATTATTTTATTCCCCTATGCGGCAGGCACCTGCCAGTGCGGCATCACCGGCATCGTGGCGGTGAAAACCGATGAAACCGAGAATAAGAATTATGCCATGCCGCCGGTGGGGGACATGCTGGCGCAGATTGCCGAAGCCTCAAAGACTCTTGATCAAGCCGCCCAGCCCGACATCGGATCGGATTACCTGGGCGGCGGGGAACTGATCGAAAATTTCTATGCCGCTGTCCGCTCGCTTAAAACCCGGACGGCGTTCTACCATATTTTTACGCAAGCGGAAGCGAAAAAGCAGCTAAAGGCCCTATCAGCCGAGCTTGGCCGCATCATTGACGCGGAAAGCAGCCGGCTTGCCCGCCTGATGGGCCGGTTGAGTCCCGGCATTGTCGAAGCCATGTCCCAGCGCATTGAACGGCTGAAAGATACGGGCTGGTGCTTAAAGACGGAGATTGTCGACAACATTGAAAAAATCCGCGCGCTAAACGGGACGGAACATTCGCAGCCGCCGGCAGAAACCATTACCACCCTTAAAAATATCAATGCCGTATTAAACAGCATCGACCGGCTCGAAGTCAGAGGCCGGGATTCCGCCGGAATTTCGCTGCTGTTCATCATGGCGCCGTCGGTTTATGACCGCCTGACAGAAGAGATCGCAGCCGCCGGCCTGACAGCGGATTTCAATTCCCGCCAGAGCTTTCATATACTGACCAACCAGGCCATTTCTGTAAATGAGACCCGCCGGGAAACGCCCGAAAAACAGGTTTCGCTTGCCATTACCTATAAGGTGGCTGCGGAAATCGGCGGTCTGGGGGAAAACATTTCCTTTATCCGCGGCCAGATAACGGATGACCCGATACTAAAGCAGGTGCTTTCCCGGCCGTTTCTCTATCATACCGTCTCCGCCCATACCCGGTGGGCGTCTGTCGGCGCCATCAATGAGGCCAACTGCCATCCGGTGGACAACCGCACACTGCCCGACTCCCCGGATGCCGCCGGTATCATCCATGTCTGCTTAAACGGCGATATCGACAACTACCAGACCATCAAAGCCGGGTATTTTGCCCGCGGCATACAGATACCCGACGAAATCAGCTGTGATACCAAGATCATTCCGGTGCACATTCAATCCTATCTTTCGCGAGGATATCCCATTGAAACCGCTTTTCGTCTGGCGGTCAATGATTTTGAAGGCTCGCACGCCATATCCATGCACACGGACCTGGCCCCGGGCAAACTCTTTCTGGCGCTAAAGGGGAGCGGTCAGGCCATATTCGTGGGGCTTGCCGGGGACCACTACATCCCGTCCTCAGAAATCTACGGCCTGGTGGAGGAGACCTCGGAATACCTGAAACTCGACGGCGGCACCCCCCGCTATAGTGATGCCGGCCAGCCGGTTTACGGCCAGATATTTGTCATCGACCAGGCATCAGCCGGCGGACTGGACGGGGTTCAGGCCATATTCTACGACGGCACGCCGATTGCCCTGACTGAAGCGGATATCCGAAAAACTCCGCTTACCTCAAGGGATATCGACCGGCAGCATTTCAGCCACTATTTTCTGAAAGAAATTATGGAGTCCCCGGTCTCGGTCCGAAAAACCCTTGAAAACCGATGGAAGATTATTGAAAACGGCGGCTCCCGGTACGTTTTGACCCTGGATGGCTCCATGGTGCCGGATGCGCTGGTGTCTGCACTTAAAGCCGATGCCATCCGCCGGATTCTATTCATCGGCCAGGGCACGGCCGGCGTAGCCGCCCAGGTGTGCGCGAACATCCTGCGGTTTTATTTAAACGACCCGACCCTTCAGGTGGATGCCTTAAAATCCTCGGAGCTAAGCGGAGTTATCAGCGAAACCGACCATCTGAATGAAACCCTCTTGATCCCCATCAGCCAGTCCGGCACCACCACGGACACCAACCGGACCGTGGATATGATGAAGCAGCTGGGCGCCTGGGCGATTGCCATTGTCAACCGCCGGGATTCGGATCTGACCTTTAAAGTGGACGGCGTGGTGTATACCAGCTCCGGCCGGGATATTGAAATGTCGGTGGCCTCTACCAAGGCCTTTTATTCCCAGATCATTGCCGGGGCCCTTCTGGGCCTGTATTTTACCCAGCTGACCCGCCGGCGCAACGAGGCCTTCATCTCCCAGGAGATCAGGCAGATGCTTGAAATCCCAGAAAAAATGGAGAAGGTGCTGGCCGCCCGCCACCGGATTCAAACCTCTGCCCGGCGCCTGGCGATCCAGCGCACCTACTGGGCGGCGGTCGGGAGCGGGCCGAACAAATCCGCGGCGGATGAAATCCGGATCAAGCTGAGCGAGCTCTGCTATAAAACCATTTCCTCTGACTTTGTGGAGGATAAAAAACATATCGATCTCTCCTCCGAGCCGCTGATATTTGTCTGCGCCGCCGGCACGCGGCGGAGCGTTATCGGGGATATCATCAAGGACACGGCCATCTTCCGCTCCCATAAGGCCCTGCCGATTGTTATTGCCGATGAACATGAGGACCGGTTTGATCCCTATGCATCGGATGTCATCCATGTGCCGTCTGCGAGCGAACATTTTGCGCCGATCCTAAATACCCTGGTGGGCCATATCTGGGGCTACTATGCGGCCCTTGCCATTAATGAGGGCTCCCGCTTTCTCTATGACTTCCGGCAGGACCTGCAGGAGACCATCAACCGCCTGACCGAAGCGGATATGGATATATTTGAAATCGCCCTGGAAAAGAGCTTCCGGGAAAAAATCATTCAGTTTTATACGGAGTTCCGCAAAAAACAGACCAATAATGAACTGCCCTCCCCGCTTGGCATTAAAGGGGCCACCAACCTGACCCTTTTGCTTAAATATCTGGCCGGCCGTCTGCCGCTCTCTGATTTTGAAATCGATTTCGGGGTAAAGGGCACGGCCAAAAACATGTTTGAGAAACTCTTCGAATCCCTGGGCGAGGCGATCAACTGCCTGGCGCGGCCGGTGGATGCCATCAAGCACCAGGCCAAAACCGTGACCGTGGGCACCAGCCGGATCGAGGAAAAGGCCGAGGGGCTGCTCTTTGATGTGCTCGGCGCACACGGCTTCGGCATTGCCCAGCTCTCCATCTCAAACATCATGGTACTCCGGAATTTGCAGCGGATTATTGATGATATCAAGGGCCTGACCCTTTACCAGATATCCGGCATCAACCTGCTGGGCGAGCCAACCGAGGAGACCCGCATCCGGATCATTAAAAAAGAGGGCACCTCCAGTGCCATCCCATCCCGGTCCGAGACGGATCAGACGCTTAAGGGCACCAAAAAAATCATCGTCCGGCAGGGCAATGTCTACATCGGCAAAGGCCGAAAGGACGACCGGAGCATTCTGATCATTCCGGTTATATCCACCGATCCCAACCGGCCGAATACCATCGAACACCTGATGCTCCTTGAAATCGCTTTTAAGGAGCAGGTGGATCTTACCGCCAAAGTCAAGGCCTTAGGCGGCAAGCACGAGCACATCAAGAACCTGGTCCAGGAAAACAATATCCAGTGGGAGGACAAATTCCTTGAGCTTCTCGACATGCCGGAACTCTTCGGCCGGTCTGCGGAAAAGGTAAGCGAGATGCTTGTCTCGAGACTTTGA